A single window of Halobacterium jilantaiense DNA harbors:
- a CDS encoding xanthine dehydrogenase family protein molybdopterin-binding subunit, which yields MTIDSVDPDDVDAADILGSAIERREDPSLVTGNAEYTDDIELPNTAHMAILRSRYAHATIEDIDTEDAEAMDGVVGVFTHDDLARSDTPGDVPFLIPVAWQLPSLNDVDHPMLADGRVRYQGDAIAAVVAEERTVARDALDAIDVDYERREAATSPSEALDGDASELHGDADGNVAFDWEIGDEEKTEAAFADADRVVEFEADNQLLIPNAMEPRAAVADYNPGSDELEVFMTTQNPHVHRLLLSGVLGHPEHKLRVKAPDVGGGFGSKIHNYADEAIAAWAAKHLERPVKWVATRSETYLTDAQGRGHETTAELAVSDDGDIEGFRVDTKANMGAYLSTFAPAVPTWLYGTLLSGQYDIPAIHASVEGAYTNVPPVDAYRGAGRPEASFVVERVMHLAARELDMDPVAFRKRNFVDDDDFPFETEVAVVYDSGEYEKPMDEALEMVDYEGFRERQEQAREEGRYLGIGFSCYIEACGLAPSELAGQLGAQAGLWESSLVRFHPSGTVTAFCGTSGHGQGHGTTYAQIVANELGIPYEDVDVVEGDTDEIPHGMGTYGSRSAAVGGSSLVKSAEKVVEKAKSLAAHQFEADPDDVEFTDGEFHVAGAPDRSVGIKDVAQQSYLAHDMPDDTEPGLEATSFYDPDNFVFPFGTHVAVVEVDPESGEISFEQYAAVDDVGNQINPKIVEGQIHGGVAQGVGQALYEGAEYDDNGSLVTGSMQDYAVPKAEHVPEMETASTTTPSPHNPLGVKGVGEAGTIAAPQAVVNAVADALEPFGVDGVEMPMTAERVWEAVNGQATADGGEGTAGGGTPDETAGGDGGER from the coding sequence GTGACCATCGACTCCGTCGACCCCGACGACGTCGACGCCGCGGACATCCTCGGGTCGGCCATCGAGCGCCGCGAGGACCCCTCGCTCGTGACGGGGAACGCCGAGTACACCGACGACATCGAACTCCCGAACACGGCGCACATGGCCATCCTGCGCAGCCGGTACGCCCACGCCACCATCGAGGACATCGACACCGAGGACGCCGAGGCGATGGACGGCGTCGTAGGCGTGTTCACGCACGACGACCTCGCGCGGTCGGACACCCCGGGCGACGTGCCGTTCCTGATTCCAGTGGCGTGGCAGCTCCCGAGCCTGAACGACGTCGACCACCCGATGCTCGCCGACGGCCGCGTGCGCTACCAGGGCGACGCCATCGCGGCCGTCGTCGCGGAGGAGCGGACGGTCGCTCGGGACGCGCTGGACGCAATCGACGTGGACTACGAGCGCCGCGAGGCCGCCACCAGCCCGAGCGAGGCGCTCGACGGGGACGCGTCGGAACTGCACGGCGACGCCGACGGCAACGTCGCCTTCGACTGGGAGATCGGCGACGAGGAGAAGACCGAGGCGGCGTTCGCGGACGCCGACCGCGTCGTGGAGTTCGAGGCCGACAACCAGTTGCTCATTCCGAACGCGATGGAGCCGCGGGCCGCCGTCGCGGACTACAACCCCGGCAGCGACGAGCTGGAGGTGTTCATGACCACCCAGAACCCTCACGTCCACCGACTGCTGCTGTCGGGCGTGCTCGGCCACCCCGAGCACAAGCTCCGGGTGAAAGCGCCGGACGTCGGCGGCGGGTTCGGGAGCAAAATCCACAACTACGCCGACGAGGCCATCGCGGCGTGGGCGGCCAAACACCTCGAACGGCCCGTGAAGTGGGTAGCGACGCGCTCCGAGACCTACCTCACGGACGCGCAGGGCCGCGGCCACGAGACGACCGCCGAACTCGCCGTCAGCGACGACGGCGACATCGAGGGGTTCCGCGTGGACACGAAGGCGAACATGGGCGCGTACCTCTCGACGTTCGCGCCCGCGGTGCCGACGTGGCTGTACGGGACACTGCTCTCCGGCCAGTACGACATCCCCGCCATCCACGCGTCCGTGGAGGGCGCGTACACGAACGTGCCGCCCGTGGACGCCTACCGGGGCGCGGGCCGGCCGGAGGCCTCCTTCGTGGTGGAGCGCGTGATGCACCTCGCGGCCCGGGAACTCGACATGGACCCCGTGGCGTTCCGGAAGCGGAACTTCGTCGACGACGACGACTTCCCGTTCGAGACAGAGGTCGCCGTCGTCTACGACTCGGGCGAGTACGAGAAGCCGATGGACGAGGCACTGGAGATGGTCGACTACGAGGGGTTCCGCGAGCGACAGGAGCAGGCCCGCGAGGAGGGGCGGTACCTCGGCATCGGGTTCTCCTGCTACATCGAGGCCTGCGGGCTCGCGCCCTCGGAGCTGGCCGGCCAGCTCGGCGCGCAGGCCGGGCTCTGGGAGTCCAGTCTCGTGCGGTTCCACCCGTCGGGCACCGTGACCGCGTTCTGCGGGACCTCTGGCCACGGCCAGGGCCACGGCACGACGTACGCCCAGATCGTCGCGAACGAACTCGGCATCCCCTACGAGGACGTCGACGTCGTGGAGGGCGACACCGACGAGATTCCCCACGGCATGGGGACGTACGGCTCGCGGTCGGCCGCGGTCGGCGGCAGTTCGCTCGTGAAGAGCGCAGAGAAGGTCGTCGAGAAGGCGAAGTCACTGGCCGCCCACCAGTTCGAGGCCGACCCCGACGACGTGGAGTTCACCGACGGCGAGTTCCACGTCGCCGGCGCGCCCGACCGCTCGGTGGGTATCAAGGACGTCGCCCAGCAGTCGTATCTCGCCCACGACATGCCCGACGACACCGAGCCGGGGCTGGAAGCGACGAGCTTCTACGACCCGGACAACTTCGTGTTCCCGTTCGGCACCCACGTCGCGGTGGTCGAGGTCGACCCCGAGTCCGGCGAGATCTCCTTCGAGCAGTACGCCGCCGTCGACGACGTCGGCAACCAGATCAACCCCAAAATCGTGGAGGGGCAAATTCACGGCGGCGTCGCGCAGGGCGTCGGGCAGGCGCTGTACGAGGGTGCCGAGTACGACGACAACGGCAGCCTGGTCACGGGGTCGATGCAGGACTACGCGGTGCCGAAGGCCGAACACGTCCCGGAGATGGAGACGGCGTCGACGACGACGCCGAGCCCCCACAATCCGCTCGGCGTGAAAGGCGTCGGCGAGGCCGGGACCATCGCAGCACCTCAGGCCGTCGTGAACGCCGTCGCGGACGCCCTGGAGCCGTTCGGCGTCGACGGCGTGGAGATGCCGATGACCGCCGAGCGCGTCTGGGAGGCGGTGAACGGTCAGGCCACTGCAGATGGCGGCGAGGGCACCGCCGGAGGCGGGACGCCAGACGAGACTGCCGGCGGCGACGGGGGTGAGCGCTGA
- a CDS encoding (2Fe-2S)-binding protein, which translates to MTTHDITLTVNGTDHDLEVESRTLLVYALREELGYTGTNVGCESSLCGACTVLLDGDAVKSCTTLAVQADGATVETVEGLGGRDDFHPIQTGFQEEHGLQCGYCTPGMMLTSVDLLEENSNPSDEEVREAIEGNLCRCTGYQNIVNAVQNAADQMAATDGGEDVDLTREYPTGDGDDGGEGA; encoded by the coding sequence ATGACGACACACGACATCACACTGACGGTGAACGGCACGGACCACGACCTCGAAGTCGAGTCCCGAACGCTGCTCGTCTACGCCCTCCGCGAGGAACTGGGCTACACGGGCACGAACGTCGGCTGCGAGAGCAGCCTCTGTGGGGCCTGCACGGTGTTGCTGGACGGCGACGCCGTGAAGTCCTGTACGACGCTCGCGGTGCAGGCCGACGGCGCGACCGTCGAGACCGTCGAGGGGCTCGGCGGGCGCGACGACTTCCACCCAATCCAGACCGGGTTCCAGGAGGAACACGGCCTCCAGTGTGGCTACTGCACGCCCGGGATGATGCTGACCTCGGTGGACCTCCTCGAGGAGAACTCGAATCCGAGCGACGAGGAGGTCCGGGAGGCAATCGAGGGGAACCTCTGTCGCTGCACGGGCTACCAGAACATCGTCAACGCGGTGCAGAACGCGGCCGACCAGATGGCCGCGACAGACGGAGGAGAGGACGTCGACCTGACCAGAGAATACCCGACCGGGGACGGCGACGACGGGGGTGAGGGCGCGTGA
- a CDS encoding CoxG family protein, whose product MEFNGTFELEGTTTEDVWLALSDPALVQSALPGCEFLVRVDDDDVDFDALHEAHADDERELTGDPDVIESRAFEEGGRYAALVQVSVGPVNPSFETVVTIDHREFPEMEASGEGSSGDSSFEMTSGMTLSETDDGVAVDWETEADVFGRIAQMGQRVVNPVANQVVKRFFSSIQGELRDLQLADPDESTPKRSLTDRLLGRSAGDKE is encoded by the coding sequence ATGGAATTCAACGGTACGTTCGAACTGGAGGGCACCACCACCGAAGACGTGTGGCTCGCGCTCTCCGACCCCGCACTCGTACAGTCCGCGCTCCCGGGTTGCGAGTTCCTCGTGCGCGTCGACGACGACGACGTCGACTTCGACGCGCTCCACGAGGCGCACGCCGACGACGAGCGCGAACTGACCGGCGACCCCGACGTCATCGAGTCCCGCGCCTTCGAGGAGGGCGGACGGTACGCGGCGCTCGTGCAGGTGAGCGTCGGCCCCGTCAACCCCTCCTTCGAGACCGTGGTGACCATCGACCACCGGGAGTTCCCGGAGATGGAGGCGTCCGGCGAGGGCTCGTCGGGCGACAGTTCCTTCGAGATGACCTCGGGGATGACGCTCTCCGAGACCGACGACGGCGTCGCGGTCGACTGGGAGACCGAAGCCGACGTGTTCGGACGCATCGCCCAGATGGGCCAGCGAGTGGTCAACCCCGTGGCGAACCAGGTCGTCAAACGGTTCTTCTCCTCGATACAGGGAGAGCTGCGGGACCTCCAGCTCGCCGACCCGGACGAATCGACGCCGAAACGAAGCCTGACAGACCGGCTGCTCGGCCGGTCGGCGGGAGACAAGGAATGA
- the cgi121 gene encoding KEOPS complex subunit Cgi121 produces MRLVEGVASVDDVDAFVAALGDIGDEHGAAMQAFDADYVAGEDHLASAVAHANRAFERGETVASERAVEILLYAAGRRQIRRALAMGVDEGDSEVVVVIDGGDEAAAADAVRRLLAAEEATLGGDEATLRDFFDVSEAESAAAAGGLADVVRERVALLDVEK; encoded by the coding sequence GTGAGGCTCGTGGAGGGCGTCGCGTCGGTCGACGACGTCGACGCGTTCGTCGCCGCCCTCGGCGACATCGGCGACGAGCACGGGGCGGCGATGCAGGCGTTCGACGCCGACTACGTCGCGGGCGAGGACCACCTGGCGAGTGCGGTGGCGCACGCGAACCGGGCGTTCGAGCGCGGCGAGACCGTCGCCAGTGAGCGCGCCGTCGAGATACTGCTGTACGCGGCGGGCCGCCGCCAGATTCGGCGCGCGCTCGCGATGGGCGTCGACGAGGGCGACAGCGAGGTCGTGGTGGTGATAGACGGCGGCGACGAGGCGGCCGCCGCGGACGCCGTGCGTAGGCTGCTCGCTGCGGAGGAGGCGACGCTCGGCGGCGACGAGGCGACGCTCCGGGACTTTTTCGACGTGAGCGAGGCGGAGTCGGCCGCGGCCGCCGGCGGCCTCGCGGACGTGGTTCGGGAGCGGGTGGCGCTGCTGGACGTCGAGAAGTGA
- a CDS encoding ATP-dependent DNA helicase, protein MRVADVPGLPTGVAEYFEGEGIEELYPPQGEAVEKGVTEGANLVASVPTASGKTLVAQLAMLSAIAEDDGDGGFEFGGDGTALYIVPLRALAGEKAAEFEAFERFGLSVGVSTGNYESDGSRLSDNDIVVATSEKVDSLVRNGAGWIDDLSCVVADEVHLVDDDHRGPTLEVTLAKLRQRVSDLQVVALSATIGNADELADWLDAELVDSDWRPIDLRTGVHYGEALHYDDGTQAELSVGSGSQTAAVVADTLKDEGSTLVFVNSRRNAEASARRLSDVTGGTLSPDERERLADVAEEIRGVSDTETSDDLADAVAKGAAFHHAGLAREHRELVEEAFRDRLVKVVSATPTLAAGVNTPSRRVVVRDWQRYDGTAGGMQPLDVLEVHQMFGRAGRPGLDPYGEAVLLANSHDELEELFDRYVYADPEPVRSKLAAEPALRTHVLAAIATGFTTTEDNLHEFLGETLYATQTDDPGRLKSVTRDVLVYLDRNGFVERDGGALRATATGHLVSQLYVDPMSAATIIDGLRDAARAASGGADGTDSGEPEGFQPASEMRAENDLPEDASVDPSPLGLYHLVSRTPDMYELYLRSGDREQYTELAYEREDELLGSTPREEAAEFEDWLSALKTAKLMEDWASELDEDRIAERYDVGPGDIRGKVETAEWLLNAAERLAGELDVAAATAVREARKRVEYGVREELLDLAGVRDVGRKRARRLFNAGVETRADLRNADKSLVLGAVRGREATAERILENVGHPDPGMDGVDADADATPDPDSGSAGASENQANLGDFS, encoded by the coding sequence ATGAGAGTCGCGGACGTGCCGGGCCTCCCCACCGGCGTCGCGGAGTACTTCGAGGGGGAGGGCATCGAGGAGCTGTACCCGCCCCAGGGCGAGGCCGTGGAGAAGGGCGTCACCGAGGGCGCGAACCTCGTGGCGAGCGTGCCGACGGCCAGCGGGAAGACCCTCGTCGCCCAGCTGGCGATGCTGTCGGCTATCGCGGAAGACGACGGGGACGGCGGCTTCGAGTTCGGCGGCGACGGCACTGCCCTCTACATCGTCCCCCTCAGAGCGCTCGCCGGGGAGAAGGCCGCGGAGTTCGAGGCGTTCGAGCGCTTCGGCCTCTCTGTCGGCGTGTCGACGGGGAACTACGAGAGCGACGGGTCCCGGCTGTCTGACAACGACATCGTCGTCGCCACCTCCGAGAAGGTGGACTCGCTGGTGCGCAACGGTGCGGGCTGGATCGACGACCTGTCCTGCGTGGTCGCGGACGAGGTCCACCTCGTTGACGACGACCACCGCGGGCCGACGCTGGAGGTGACGCTGGCGAAACTCCGCCAGCGCGTCAGCGACCTGCAGGTCGTCGCGCTGTCGGCGACCATCGGGAACGCCGACGAACTCGCCGACTGGCTGGACGCCGAACTCGTGGACTCGGACTGGCGGCCCATCGACCTGCGGACGGGCGTTCACTACGGGGAGGCGCTGCACTACGACGACGGCACGCAGGCCGAACTCTCCGTGGGCTCGGGGAGCCAGACGGCGGCCGTGGTCGCGGACACGCTCAAGGACGAGGGGTCGACGCTCGTGTTCGTGAACTCCCGCCGGAACGCCGAGGCGTCGGCGCGCCGGCTGTCGGACGTTACGGGCGGGACGCTGTCGCCGGACGAGCGCGAGCGACTGGCCGACGTGGCCGAGGAGATTCGCGGCGTCAGCGACACCGAGACCAGCGACGACCTCGCGGACGCCGTGGCGAAGGGCGCGGCGTTCCACCACGCCGGGCTCGCGCGCGAGCACCGCGAACTCGTCGAGGAAGCCTTCAGAGACCGCCTCGTGAAGGTCGTCTCGGCGACGCCGACGCTCGCGGCGGGCGTGAACACGCCGTCCCGCCGCGTCGTCGTGCGGGACTGGCAGCGTTACGACGGCACCGCGGGCGGCATGCAGCCACTCGACGTGCTGGAGGTCCACCAGATGTTCGGCCGGGCCGGCCGCCCCGGACTGGACCCCTACGGAGAAGCCGTGCTGCTCGCGAACAGCCACGACGAGCTGGAGGAGCTGTTCGACCGGTACGTGTACGCCGACCCGGAGCCCGTGCGCTCGAAGCTCGCGGCCGAGCCCGCGCTCCGCACCCACGTGCTCGCCGCCATCGCGACCGGGTTCACGACCACCGAGGACAACCTCCACGAGTTCCTCGGGGAGACGCTGTACGCCACGCAGACCGACGACCCCGGCCGGCTGAAGTCCGTCACGCGGGACGTGCTCGTCTACCTCGACCGGAACGGCTTCGTGGAGCGCGACGGCGGCGCGCTTCGCGCGACGGCCACCGGCCACCTCGTGAGCCAGCTGTACGTCGACCCGATGAGCGCGGCGACCATCATCGACGGACTCCGAGACGCTGCTCGTGCGGCCAGCGGCGGGGCAGACGGCACCGACAGCGGCGAGCCCGAAGGGTTCCAGCCGGCCAGCGAGATGCGGGCCGAGAACGACCTCCCGGAGGACGCGAGCGTGGACCCGTCGCCGCTCGGGCTCTACCACCTCGTGAGCCGGACGCCCGACATGTACGAGCTCTACCTCCGGTCGGGGGACCGCGAGCAGTACACCGAACTCGCCTACGAGCGCGAGGACGAACTGCTGGGGTCGACGCCCCGCGAGGAGGCCGCGGAGTTCGAGGACTGGCTGTCGGCGCTGAAGACGGCGAAACTCATGGAGGACTGGGCGTCCGAACTCGACGAGGACCGCATCGCCGAGCGCTACGACGTCGGCCCGGGCGACATCCGGGGGAAGGTGGAGACTGCGGAGTGGCTGCTGAACGCGGCCGAGCGCCTCGCCGGCGAACTCGACGTGGCGGCCGCGACGGCCGTTCGCGAGGCCCGGAAGCGCGTGGAGTACGGCGTCCGCGAGGAACTGCTGGACCTCGCCGGCGTGCGGGACGTCGGTCGGAAGCGAGCCCGGCGGCTGTTCAACGCGGGCGTCGAGACCCGCGCGGACCTCCGAAACGCCGACAAGAGTCTCGTGCTCGGTGCGGTTCGGGGCCGCGAGGCGACGGCCGAGCGCATCCTGGAGAACGTCGGGCACCCCGACCCCGGGATGGACGGCGTAGACGCCGACGCGGACGCGACGCCGGACCCCGACTCCGGGAGCGCCGGCGCGAGCGAGAACCAGGCGAACCTGGGTGACTTCTCGTGA
- a CDS encoding ferredoxin, translated as MRVEFDRDTCIGMFQCVAEWDAFEKDENAGKANLAGSEPSEDDPDVFVREVPEDAELDAKFAARSCPVDAIVVYDEDGEQIVP; from the coding sequence ATGCGAGTCGAGTTCGACCGGGACACCTGCATCGGGATGTTCCAGTGCGTGGCGGAGTGGGACGCCTTCGAGAAGGACGAGAACGCGGGGAAAGCGAATTTAGCCGGCAGCGAGCCGAGCGAGGACGACCCGGACGTGTTCGTCCGCGAGGTACCCGAGGACGCCGAACTCGACGCGAAGTTCGCGGCCCGGTCCTGTCCGGTCGACGCCATCGTCGTCTACGACGAAGACGGCGAGCAGATTGTTCCCTGA
- the mdh gene encoding malate dehydrogenase yields MTKVSIVGAAGTVGAAAGYNLALRDVVDELVFVDIPDKEEETIGQAADANHGVAYDANTEVYQGDYEDTAGSDVVVITAGIPRQPGQSRTDLAGDNAPIMEDIGSSLAEHNDDFVTVTTSNPVDLLNRHLYESGDRDRHKVVGFGGRLDSARFRYVLSQRFDVPVQNVEATILGEHGDAQVPVFSKVRVNGTDPEFSEDEKEEILSDLQASAMNVIEKKGATQWGPATGVAHMVEAILRDTGEVLPGSIALDGEFGLDDVGLGVPVKLGSNGVEEVVEWDLTEFERDQLGEAAEKLSEQYDEIA; encoded by the coding sequence ATGACGAAAGTAAGCATCGTGGGGGCCGCCGGGACGGTCGGTGCCGCCGCAGGCTACAACCTCGCGCTCCGTGACGTGGTCGACGAGCTCGTGTTCGTGGACATTCCGGACAAAGAGGAAGAGACCATCGGGCAGGCCGCGGACGCCAACCACGGTGTCGCGTACGACGCCAACACCGAGGTCTATCAGGGCGACTACGAGGACACCGCGGGCTCGGACGTCGTCGTCATCACGGCCGGCATCCCGCGCCAGCCCGGCCAGTCCCGAACCGACCTCGCGGGCGACAACGCGCCCATCATGGAGGACATCGGCTCCTCGCTCGCCGAGCACAACGACGACTTCGTCACCGTCACGACGTCGAACCCGGTCGACCTCCTGAACCGCCACCTCTACGAGAGCGGCGACCGCGACCGCCACAAGGTCGTCGGGTTCGGCGGCCGCCTCGACAGCGCGCGCTTCCGGTACGTGCTCAGTCAGCGCTTCGACGTTCCCGTCCAGAACGTCGAAGCGACCATCCTCGGCGAGCACGGCGACGCGCAGGTGCCCGTGTTCTCGAAGGTGCGCGTGAACGGTACCGACCCCGAGTTCTCCGAGGACGAGAAGGAGGAGATTCTCTCCGACCTCCAGGCCTCCGCGATGAACGTCATCGAGAAGAAGGGCGCGACCCAGTGGGGGCCGGCGACGGGCGTCGCCCACATGGTCGAGGCCATCCTCCGGGACACCGGCGAGGTGCTGCCCGGCTCCATCGCGCTCGACGGCGAGTTCGGGCTCGACGACGTCGGCCTCGGCGTCCCCGTGAAGCTCGGGTCGAACGGCGTCGAGGAGGTCGTGGAGTGGGACCTCACCGAGTTCGAGCGTGACCAGCTCGGCGAGGCCGCCGAGAAGCTCTCCGAGCAGTACGACGAAATCGCTTAG
- a CDS encoding Sjogren's syndrome/scleroderma autoantigen 1 family protein — protein MSDSDDGFDEEAVREELREKYEDERQDREATARMSDLLLQGATMTNDHCDRCGSPLFRQDGQTFCPNCQHAARQAQTESTQQNQSQQAPNQQAQRQGGQDPQTRPEAAEPTARPDEAGADDQHRPPAAGRRTPPSQQDGDQTPDGQRGRDTTETPARTDPSNRDLPEHAPTATASGPAGDALESTIAALARRAASADDPRTAREYLEAAREAAEALAALRQ, from the coding sequence ATGAGCGACAGCGACGACGGCTTCGACGAGGAGGCCGTCCGCGAGGAACTCCGAGAGAAGTACGAGGACGAACGGCAGGACCGAGAGGCGACCGCTCGCATGAGCGACCTCCTCCTGCAGGGCGCGACGATGACCAACGACCACTGCGACCGCTGTGGCAGCCCCCTGTTCCGCCAGGACGGCCAGACGTTCTGCCCGAACTGCCAGCACGCCGCCCGGCAGGCCCAGACGGAGAGCACACAGCAGAACCAGAGCCAGCAGGCACCGAACCAGCAGGCCCAGCGACAGGGCGGCCAGGACCCTCAGACGCGACCCGAGGCCGCCGAACCGACGGCACGGCCCGACGAGGCCGGAGCCGACGACCAGCACCGCCCACCGGCCGCCGGCCGTCGTACTCCGCCCTCCCAGCAGGACGGCGACCAGACGCCGGACGGCCAGCGCGGCCGCGATACGACCGAAACACCCGCGCGGACCGACCCGTCGAACCGCGACCTCCCCGAACACGCCCCGACCGCCACCGCATCCGGGCCGGCCGGCGACGCGCTCGAATCCACCATCGCCGCGCTCGCCCGGCGCGCCGCCAGCGCCGACGACCCGCGGACCGCCCGCGAGTACCTCGAAGCCGCCCGGGAGGCCGCCGAAGCGCTCGCGGCGCTCCGCCAGTAG
- a CDS encoding universal stress protein translates to MDVLVPVDDSDCSFRALGFGADMAARYDADLHVVHFADEESNATDAVVERAQRVLDARDADADPEVSTNVDIDVDVRSGGRAGSEILDLVDERGYDHVVMGHHGAGTIERAILGSAAETVLRSEKVPVTVIP, encoded by the coding sequence ATGGACGTCCTCGTACCCGTCGACGACTCGGACTGCAGCTTCCGCGCGCTCGGGTTCGGCGCGGACATGGCAGCCCGGTACGACGCCGACCTCCACGTCGTCCACTTCGCCGACGAGGAGAGCAACGCCACCGACGCCGTCGTCGAGCGCGCCCAGCGCGTCCTCGACGCCCGCGACGCCGACGCCGACCCCGAAGTCAGCACGAACGTCGACATCGACGTCGATGTCCGCTCCGGCGGCCGCGCCGGCAGCGAAATCCTCGACCTCGTCGACGAACGCGGCTACGACCACGTCGTCATGGGTCACCACGGCGCTGGCACCATCGAACGAGCCATCCTCGGCAGCGCCGCCGAGACGGTGCTGCGCTCGGAGAAAGTCCCCGTGACGGTGATTCCGTAA
- a CDS encoding ABC transporter ATP-binding protein, with amino-acid sequence MSEQMATPVHESEEPLIRVENLKKHYPIQKGWLKKEVGQVRAVDGVSFDVRPGETVGIVGESGCGKSTVARSILRLDDPTEGSVHFDGEDITEYDDEELKRFRREAQMIFQNPDSSFDPRMTIGESVTEPLKIHGVGPRKRRLEIAEDLLERVGMSASDVDRYPHELSGGQKQRVALARALVVNPRLIVADEPVSALDVSVQAEVLTLLNDIQEEFNLGILFISHDMGVVREVCDRVAVMYLGKIVEIGTAEEVFEEPEHPYTRALLRSIPTVGLESRGTDAGLRGEVPPPSNPPSGCNFHTRCPEVIQPEGYDFEQENWRGVMNLRAAMERHGIDVEGLRTFVGVEDGDSVSSSEAAEMKSELRREHDIPQTLTDSSAESTLEDALDDIVRGNVDEAREFLAEEFETVCEQEAPVLDESGKRRPTACHLDKDAGQSRALDD; translated from the coding sequence ATGAGCGAGCAGATGGCGACCCCAGTTCACGAGTCCGAAGAGCCCCTGATCCGAGTTGAGAACCTCAAGAAACACTATCCAATCCAGAAGGGGTGGCTGAAGAAGGAGGTCGGTCAGGTTCGTGCAGTCGACGGTGTCTCCTTCGATGTCCGGCCGGGTGAGACAGTCGGAATCGTCGGAGAGTCCGGGTGCGGGAAGTCGACAGTCGCGAGGTCCATCCTCAGACTCGACGACCCGACCGAGGGAAGCGTCCACTTCGACGGTGAGGACATCACCGAGTACGACGACGAAGAGTTGAAGCGGTTCCGGCGGGAGGCGCAGATGATCTTCCAGAACCCGGATTCGAGCTTCGACCCGCGAATGACAATCGGGGAGTCAGTCACCGAGCCGCTAAAGATACACGGTGTCGGGCCGCGAAAGCGGCGCTTAGAGATTGCAGAGGACTTACTGGAGCGAGTCGGGATGAGTGCTAGTGACGTCGACCGCTATCCACACGAGCTCTCGGGCGGGCAGAAGCAGCGCGTTGCACTCGCGCGAGCACTCGTCGTCAACCCTCGACTCATCGTCGCGGACGAGCCGGTATCCGCACTCGACGTGAGCGTGCAGGCGGAAGTCCTGACACTGCTGAACGATATTCAAGAGGAATTCAATCTCGGGATTCTGTTCATCAGTCACGACATGGGCGTCGTGCGTGAGGTCTGTGACCGGGTCGCGGTGATGTATCTCGGGAAAATCGTCGAGATCGGCACTGCGGAGGAAGTCTTCGAAGAGCCCGAGCATCCGTACACACGAGCGTTGCTCCGGTCGATTCCGACGGTAGGACTGGAGTCGCGCGGGACTGACGCGGGACTTCGCGGTGAAGTCCCACCACCGTCGAATCCGCCGAGTGGCTGTAACTTCCACACGCGGTGTCCGGAAGTCATCCAGCCGGAGGGGTACGACTTCGAACAGGAGAACTGGCGGGGCGTGATGAATCTCCGCGCTGCGATGGAACGCCACGGAATCGACGTCGAGGGGTTACGAACGTTCGTCGGTGTCGAGGACGGCGACTCGGTGTCGTCGTCGGAGGCAGCGGAGATGAAGTCAGAGCTCCGTCGGGAACACGACATCCCGCAGACGTTGACGGATTCGTCGGCTGAGTCCACACTCGAGGACGCGCTCGACGACATTGTTCGCGGGAACGTCGACGAAGCCCGAGAGTTCCTCGCCGAGGAGTTCGAAACCGTCTGCGAGCAGGAAGCGCCGGTGCTCGACGAGTCCGGGAAGCGTCGCCCGACTGCGTGTCATCTCGACAAAGACGCGGGGCAGTCCAGAGCACTCGACGACTGA